From the genome of Gavia stellata isolate bGavSte3 chromosome 3, bGavSte3.hap2, whole genome shotgun sequence, one region includes:
- the LOC132322105 gene encoding uncharacterized protein LOC132322105, with product MRNTPTYVREGGRRAARAEGARRSGAVRSGCAALEINTEFNKPRNGGSSGSLQGLRVSAVVNAVWTTMLLHVSGGEQNFIYDLDTVLPFPCPFDVYSVEAFRLDDSLHPEFRRKIRMIRADLYLKTFASDRSHMKDANGKWQKPPPSYPCIETAVKVYTKVVQRVEDAWTAVAGSVLAGASWLLRTFCLGKPYSADTKVSEEGGGGGEVASSPSALQWQFFACTSDTRCFCRRSAKWLSTNVAFLSVAYCGAQ from the exons ATGAGGAATACCCCAACCTACGTGCGCGAAGGCggcaggcgggcggcgcgggctgAGGGGGCGAGGCGGAGCGGCGCCGTCAG ATCAGGATGTGCAGCACTGGAGATCAACACCGAGTTCAATAAACCACGTAATGGAGGCAGTTCTGGATCTCTACAAGGGCTCAGAGTATCTGCAGTAGTGAACGCTGTCTG GACTACCATGTTACTCCATGTTTCCGGCGGAGAGCAGAACTTCATTTATGACCTTGACACAGTGTTGCCGTTTCCGTGTCCTTTTGACGTGTACAGTGTGGAGGCCTTTAGGTTGGATGACAGCCTTCATCCAGAATTTCGCAG GAAAATCAGAATGATTCGGGCAGATTTGTATTTGAAGACGTTTGCTTCAGACAGATCTCATATGAAAGATGCAAACGGGAAATGGCAGAAACCTCCTCCTTCATACCCTTGCATTGAAACTGCAG TAAAGGTTTATACAAAGGTAGTGCAGCGAGTGGAGGATGCCTGGACTGCAGTGGCCGGTTCAGTGTTAGCTGGGGCCTCCTGGTTGCTGAGGACTTTCTGCCTGGGGAAACCTTattctgcagacaccaaggtcagtgaagaaggagggggaggaggtgaagTTGCCTCCTCGCCATCAGCTTTACAGTGGCAGTTCTTTGCTTGTACTTCTGACACACGCTGCTTCTGCAGGCGCTCGGCAAAGTGGCTCTCAACAAATGTGGCTTTTCTGTCTGTAGCTTACTGTGGTGCTCAGTGA